From Candidatus Edwardsbacteria bacterium, the proteins below share one genomic window:
- a CDS encoding tetratricopeptide repeat protein: MAFVREILDQHCLNQFLKLALKSFNEGNYHQTIESLEMIRQHNETVGHKCSDVVTFYLIEARVALAKLYWKQGNAIAAIEEYQEAIKLAPKYADLYLSLGRIYAGRHEYPLAENSFKKALEINPNYIEAILSLAYLAAEQSLHEKAVELFIGLSAKTNFYKQELYDKALAEVNKGNLGKAVKDFNLAFKTSPDRAEALCALGQDALRDNSCQEAVKYFLQAKKLKPGYADIYNLLGVCYTHAGEWSKAARSLKQAVKLAPHFTRAWLNLCIVNEQLGRNAQALAACKKAAKLEPKNILAAETLERLSLKAPLKKARKK; the protein is encoded by the coding sequence ATGGCTTTTGTCCGGGAGATTTTAGATCAACATTGCCTGAACCAGTTCCTTAAACTGGCGTTGAAATCATTCAACGAGGGCAATTATCACCAGACCATCGAATCGCTGGAGATGATCCGTCAGCACAACGAAACGGTGGGCCATAAATGCAGCGACGTGGTCACCTTCTACCTGATCGAGGCCAGGGTGGCCCTGGCCAAGCTCTACTGGAAACAGGGCAACGCCATTGCGGCCATCGAGGAATACCAGGAGGCCATCAAGCTAGCCCCCAAATACGCCGATCTCTACCTGTCTCTGGGCCGCATCTATGCCGGGCGGCATGAATACCCGCTGGCCGAAAACTCCTTTAAAAAAGCCCTGGAGATCAATCCCAATTATATTGAGGCCATTCTTTCCCTGGCTTATCTGGCCGCCGAGCAGAGCCTGCACGAAAAAGCCGTGGAACTTTTCATCGGGCTATCTGCCAAGACCAATTTTTACAAGCAGGAGCTGTACGACAAAGCCCTGGCCGAGGTCAACAAGGGAAATCTAGGCAAGGCTGTAAAGGATTTCAACCTGGCTTTCAAAACATCGCCCGACCGGGCCGAGGCTCTGTGCGCCCTGGGACAGGATGCATTGCGGGACAACAGCTGCCAGGAGGCGGTCAAATATTTTCTACAGGCTAAAAAATTAAAACCGGGCTATGCCGATATCTACAACCTGCTGGGGGTTTGTTACACCCATGCCGGGGAGTGGAGCAAGGCCGCCAGGTCCCTGAAGCAGGCGGTAAAGTTGGCCCCCCATTTCACCCGGGCCTGGCTGAACCTGTGCATAGTCAACGAGCAGCTGGGCCGGAATGCCCAGGCGCTGGCCGCCTGTAAAAAGGCCGCCAAGCTGGAGCCGAAGAATATCCTGGCGGCCGAGACCCTGGAAAGACTTTCCCTGAAAGCCCCCCTAAAAAAAGCAAGGAAGAAATAA
- a CDS encoding DnaJ domain-containing protein, translating into MTQLKDYYSILGVDRLVSEAEIKQAYRKLAMQHHPDKNPAESKDGLANSAFQDINEAYHTLIDKNRRAQYNKMLSERASGVQAHSVQDNQADMAYRHGVEAYKANEFKRAVEYFRAAAKLKPKKAIYYDRLGIAVIKAGGPLEEAKMYCDKAIQMEIYNAEHYLSLGIIYQLAGMAEKAKEQFKEALKWDPNNSQAKQRYAIVEKETKKGLFGKLFKK; encoded by the coding sequence ATGACCCAACTGAAGGATTATTATTCTATTTTAGGGGTGGACCGCCTGGTCAGCGAGGCCGAGATAAAACAGGCCTACCGGAAGCTGGCCATGCAACACCATCCCGACAAGAATCCCGCAGAATCCAAGGATGGGCTGGCCAATTCCGCCTTTCAGGACATCAACGAGGCCTACCATACATTGATAGATAAGAACCGGCGGGCCCAGTACAACAAGATGCTGTCCGAAAGGGCTTCCGGGGTCCAGGCCCACTCGGTTCAGGACAATCAGGCGGATATGGCCTACCGCCATGGGGTGGAGGCCTATAAGGCCAATGAATTCAAACGGGCGGTGGAGTACTTCCGGGCGGCTGCCAAGCTCAAACCCAAGAAGGCCATCTATTACGACCGGCTGGGAATAGCCGTTATCAAGGCCGGCGGCCCGCTGGAGGAGGCCAAAATGTACTGCGACAAGGCCATTCAAATGGAGATATACAACGCCGAGCATTACCTGAGCCTGGGCATAATCTACCAACTGGCCGGAATGGCAGAGAAAGCCAAGGAGCAGTTCAAGGAAGCCCTCAAATGGGACCCCAACAACAGCCAGGCCAAGCAGCGGTACGCCATCGTGGAAAAGGAGACCAAAAAGGGCCTGTTCGGCAAGCTGTTCAAAAAATAG
- a CDS encoding roadblock/LC7 domain-containing protein yields the protein MTQGYEQRIKELVDNIPGALGASLTGTDGIGITFYQSGLDLDPTLADAEFATMLSASRRAAESLSLGSISEQTIATEKLTVLIKLVGTDFYLSVIMQQGAGNLGMARLLLRRASEEFKNILY from the coding sequence ATGACCCAGGGATACGAACAAAGGATAAAGGAGCTGGTGGATAATATCCCGGGGGCCTTGGGCGCCAGCCTTACCGGGACCGACGGCATCGGGATAACATTCTATCAGTCCGGGCTGGACCTGGACCCCACCCTGGCCGACGCCGAGTTTGCCACCATGCTGTCCGCCTCCCGGCGGGCGGCCGAGAGCCTCTCGCTGGGGAGTATCTCCGAGCAGACCATAGCCACCGAGAAACTGACCGTCCTGATCAAGTTGGTGGGGACGGATTTCTATCTGAGCGTGATTATGCAGCAGGGCGCCGGAAACCTGGGCATGGCCCGGCTGCTGCTGAGAAGGGCCTCCGAAGAATTCAAAAACATTTTATATTAA
- a CDS encoding V-type ATP synthase subunit E: MNSELIKVIEREAEAERQRILDASRKNAGEIIEQAKAQAAELEQKFQADSQSLERTEMAKANSAANLQAMAILLEVKSRIIDGIFQAAYQKIKKMPQEKYRQALKSMLQEAVADLPGETVVLTSPGDLKMVQEIVKAAKLKAEVKPDPQVQEGIIMSDKSGSHSVLNRFSDRMERARPSLVAHISETLWG; the protein is encoded by the coding sequence ATGAATTCCGAACTGATAAAGGTCATCGAGCGGGAGGCCGAAGCCGAGCGCCAGAGGATACTGGATGCTTCGCGAAAGAATGCCGGCGAGATAATCGAGCAGGCCAAGGCCCAGGCTGCGGAGCTGGAGCAGAAGTTCCAGGCCGACAGCCAGTCTTTGGAAAGGACCGAAATGGCCAAGGCCAACAGCGCGGCCAATCTTCAGGCCATGGCCATCCTGCTGGAGGTCAAAAGCCGGATCATAGACGGGATATTTCAGGCGGCCTACCAGAAGATCAAAAAAATGCCCCAGGAAAAATACCGGCAGGCCTTAAAGAGCATGTTGCAGGAGGCGGTGGCAGATCTGCCGGGGGAAACGGTGGTGCTGACCAGCCCGGGCGACCTGAAGATGGTACAGGAAATAGTGAAGGCCGCCAAACTGAAGGCCGAGGTGAAGCCGGACCCCCAGGTTCAGGAGGGGATCATCATGAGCGATAAAAGCGGCAGCCATTCGGTTCTCAACCGGTTCTCCGACCGGATGGAAAGGGCCCGGCCCTCACTGGTGGCCCACATCTCTGAAACATTGTGGGGATAA
- a CDS encoding V-type ATPase subunit, whose protein sequence is MPSDYGYINARLKGQHSRLLKPGAYEELLGLSGFDAFAKWLAGSSYSKEWQEAQTRFAGLAAAEEALSANFNSSTRLMRKISDGSPGKLIGLILRRWDLENVKAVIRGIHHRWETDEIFRAVLPAGNLDKIKLMELCRKSDLRELADTLATWGEELAVPLTRAMPEYQKEHKLAGLELALDQFYYGQSLKGLTGLGYNKSLVRDFLRREIDLLNAKALRRLMAREKIDLPEAAGYYLPGGKLLTREKYAALLDPKESKRALRSVRGTPLYRLLTADDSQGGREEKRDKEEWRRKALAYRGDPLGIDVALGFLWQKYFEVVNLKLIARGKHFGLPAEDIRYQLLTA, encoded by the coding sequence ATGCCCAGCGATTACGGATACATCAATGCCAGGCTTAAAGGGCAGCACAGCAGACTGTTGAAACCGGGAGCCTATGAGGAGCTGCTCGGCCTGTCCGGTTTTGATGCCTTTGCCAAGTGGCTGGCCGGCAGTTCTTATTCCAAGGAATGGCAGGAGGCCCAAACCCGCTTTGCCGGGCTGGCTGCGGCCGAGGAGGCCCTGTCGGCCAACTTCAATTCCTCGACCAGGCTGATGCGGAAGATCTCCGACGGCAGCCCCGGTAAATTGATCGGCCTCATCCTCCGGAGATGGGACCTGGAGAATGTCAAGGCGGTGATCCGGGGCATTCACCACCGCTGGGAGACGGATGAGATCTTTCGGGCGGTGCTGCCGGCCGGTAATCTGGATAAGATAAAATTGATGGAGCTGTGCCGGAAGTCCGATCTGCGTGAGTTGGCCGATACCCTGGCCACCTGGGGCGAGGAACTGGCGGTGCCCCTTACCCGGGCCATGCCCGAATACCAGAAGGAACATAAACTGGCCGGTCTGGAGCTGGCCTTGGACCAGTTCTACTATGGTCAGTCTTTGAAGGGCCTGACCGGCTTGGGCTACAACAAAAGCCTGGTCCGTGACTTTCTGCGCCGTGAGATCGACCTGTTGAATGCCAAAGCGCTACGGCGGCTGATGGCCCGGGAGAAGATCGACCTGCCGGAGGCGGCCGGGTATTATCTGCCGGGCGGCAAGCTGCTGACCAGGGAAAAATACGCGGCCCTGCTGGATCCCAAGGAATCCAAAAGAGCCCTGCGCTCCGTCAGGGGAACGCCCCTTTACCGGCTGTTGACCGCCGACGATAGCCAGGGAGGCCGGGAGGAGAAGCGAGACAAGGAGGAATGGCGGCGGAAGGCCCTGGCCTACCGGGGGGACCCGCTGGGGATCGATGTGGCGCTGGGCTTTTTGTGGCAGAAGTATTTCGAGGTGGTTAATTTGAAACTTATCGCCCGGGGAAAGCATTTCGGGCTTCCTGCCGAGGATATCAGATATCAGCTGTTGACGGCTTAG
- a CDS encoding fibronectin type III domain-containing protein, which produces MKKLFMVLTLACLLSPARALEPPVDVKAVDTPNDEGSSITVSWGRSPRDQGDATVFKGYQVLRAENAKGPFAEVGFVICGKNDYRDNVESHKNYYYQVRAVAFPDSSEAVTVGPATATAQWFDRSRGNVLILTIIICFLIIWYIERAKKGEELFIRKIQGLDAIDEAVGRSTELGKPIMFSFGLGEIKDIVTVAALAILRQVAVRCAQHGTELLVPNWDPLVMAAAQETVQQAYSEPGRPDLYKEGNVSFLTSDQFGYAAGVDGMMLRQKPGAIFFMGYFYAEALLMSETGHSIGAIQIAGTTAITQLPFFIASCDYTLIGEEMLAASCYLKKDPQLLGSLKGEDFVKAFLIIGFALMAVWGTAGYILNNAGNPWMMDVFQAVKNWFITG; this is translated from the coding sequence ATGAAAAAGTTATTCATGGTTCTGACGCTGGCCTGTCTGCTGTCCCCGGCCCGGGCCCTGGAGCCGCCGGTGGATGTCAAGGCGGTGGACACTCCCAACGACGAGGGGAGCTCCATCACCGTCAGCTGGGGAAGATCGCCCCGGGACCAGGGGGATGCCACCGTCTTCAAGGGCTACCAGGTCCTGAGGGCCGAGAATGCCAAAGGGCCCTTTGCCGAGGTGGGTTTTGTCATCTGCGGCAAGAACGATTACCGCGACAATGTGGAGAGCCACAAGAACTACTATTACCAGGTCCGAGCGGTCGCCTTCCCGGATTCTTCGGAGGCGGTAACAGTCGGGCCGGCCACCGCCACCGCCCAGTGGTTTGATCGCAGCCGGGGAAATGTGCTGATACTGACCATCATCATCTGTTTTCTGATTATCTGGTATATCGAGCGGGCCAAGAAGGGCGAAGAACTGTTCATCCGAAAGATCCAGGGGCTGGATGCCATTGACGAGGCGGTGGGCCGTTCCACCGAACTGGGCAAGCCCATTATGTTCTCCTTCGGGCTGGGCGAGATCAAGGATATCGTGACGGTGGCCGCCCTGGCCATCCTCCGTCAGGTGGCGGTGCGCTGCGCCCAGCACGGCACCGAACTGCTGGTCCCCAACTGGGACCCGCTGGTGATGGCCGCCGCCCAGGAGACGGTGCAACAGGCCTATTCCGAGCCGGGCCGGCCCGACCTCTACAAGGAGGGCAATGTCAGCTTTTTGACATCCGACCAGTTCGGCTACGCCGCCGGGGTGGACGGGATGATGCTCCGGCAGAAACCGGGGGCGATCTTCTTCATGGGCTATTTCTACGCCGAGGCCCTGCTGATGTCCGAGACCGGCCATTCCATCGGGGCCATCCAGATAGCCGGCACCACCGCCATCACCCAGCTGCCGTTCTTCATCGCCTCCTGCGATTACACCCTGATCGGCGAGGAGATGCTGGCGGCCTCCTGTTATCTAAAAAAAGATCCCCAGTTGCTGGGCAGCCTCAAGGGAGAGGATTTCGTCAAGGCCTTCCTGATAATCGGGTTTGCCCTGATGGCCGTCTGGGGCACGGCGGGATACATCCTGAACAATGCGGGAAACCCCTGGATGATGGATGTCTTCCAGGCCGTCAAAAACTGGTTCATAACCGGTTAG
- a CDS encoding V-type ATP synthase subunit F has translation MERLAVITDPGTATGFRMAGIETHEVADIHEMRSKVLELMKSDSYGMIAVNEDLGGDLGDDINRLIKGRALPVILPFPVPKGGVVESGEAYLSKLVKQAIGFYVKLK, from the coding sequence ATGGAAAGATTAGCCGTAATAACCGACCCCGGAACCGCCACCGGATTCCGGATGGCGGGCATAGAGACCCACGAGGTGGCCGACATCCACGAGATGCGCAGCAAGGTGCTGGAGCTGATGAAGAGCGACAGCTACGGCATGATAGCGGTCAACGAGGACCTGGGCGGGGACCTGGGGGATGACATCAACCGCCTGATCAAGGGCCGGGCCCTGCCGGTGATCCTGCCGTTCCCGGTTCCCAAGGGCGGGGTGGTGGAGTCGGGCGAGGCCTATCTTTCAAAATTGGTCAAGCAGGCTATCGGGTTTTACGTCAAGCTGAAATAA
- a CDS encoding V-type ATP synthase subunit A, whose protein sequence is MQGIIQKISGPAVIAKNMMGARMYDIVRVGKLGLVGEIIRLDGDTCFIQVYEDTSGLFVGEKVETTGQPLKVELGPGLLEAIFDGIQRPLDQIKKKEGDFIARGVEVPSLNRDKKWHFQPVAKKGDEISGGDLLGKVQENEWFVHNVMVPPKVKGKIKDIVKEGDYTVTGDIATLEDGTKLQMMHAWPVREPRPFKKKMDPNEMFITGQRILDTLFPVAMGGTAAIPGPFGSGKTVVQQTLAKHSNAQVIIYVGCGERGNEMTEVLTEFPELKDPKTGRPLMERTVLIANTSNMPVAAREASIYTGITLAEYFRDMGFSVAMMADSTSRWAEALREISSRLEEMPGEEGYPTYLSSKLSAFYERAGRTVCLGSDGRIGSVTVVGAVSPPGGDFSEPVTQSTLRIVGTFWALDASLAQRRHFPAINWNRSYSLYAEMLTGWLKENVVGDYDVVRKRAMELLQKEAELQEVVQLVGPDALQDNERMIIEVGKMLREDFLQQHAFSEVDGHCTLEKGYWMLKAILALYDECQKAISQGKMHINDILNLPQIEQCARFKEVPQKEFKQHMDKFMAGLADTFAGK, encoded by the coding sequence ATGCAGGGAATCATCCAGAAGATATCCGGGCCGGCGGTCATTGCCAAGAACATGATGGGCGCCCGGATGTATGACATAGTCAGGGTGGGCAAGCTGGGCCTGGTGGGCGAGATCATCCGGTTGGACGGCGACACTTGCTTCATCCAGGTTTACGAGGATACCTCCGGCCTGTTCGTGGGGGAGAAGGTGGAGACCACCGGCCAGCCGCTGAAGGTGGAACTGGGGCCAGGCCTGCTGGAGGCCATCTTCGACGGCATCCAGCGTCCCCTGGACCAGATCAAGAAAAAGGAAGGTGACTTCATCGCCCGCGGTGTGGAGGTGCCCAGCCTGAATCGCGACAAGAAATGGCATTTCCAACCGGTGGCAAAAAAAGGAGACGAAATCTCCGGCGGCGACCTGCTGGGGAAGGTTCAGGAGAACGAATGGTTCGTGCATAATGTGATGGTGCCCCCCAAGGTCAAGGGGAAGATAAAGGACATCGTCAAAGAAGGCGATTACACCGTGACCGGCGATATCGCTACGCTGGAAGACGGAACCAAACTGCAGATGATGCATGCCTGGCCGGTGCGCGAGCCGCGGCCCTTCAAGAAAAAGATGGATCCCAACGAGATGTTCATCACCGGCCAGCGGATATTGGACACCCTGTTTCCGGTGGCCATGGGCGGGACCGCCGCCATCCCCGGGCCCTTCGGCTCCGGCAAGACGGTGGTGCAGCAGACCCTGGCCAAGCATTCCAACGCCCAGGTGATCATTTACGTGGGCTGCGGCGAGCGGGGCAACGAGATGACCGAAGTGTTGACAGAATTCCCGGAATTAAAAGATCCCAAGACCGGACGCCCCCTGATGGAGCGGACGGTGCTGATAGCCAACACCTCCAACATGCCGGTGGCGGCCCGGGAGGCCTCCATCTACACCGGCATCACCCTGGCCGAATATTTTAGGGACATGGGCTTCAGTGTGGCCATGATGGCCGACTCCACCAGCCGCTGGGCCGAGGCTTTGCGCGAGATCTCCTCCCGCCTGGAGGAGATGCCCGGCGAGGAGGGCTACCCCACCTACTTGTCCAGCAAGCTATCCGCTTTCTATGAAAGAGCCGGACGGACGGTCTGTCTGGGCTCGGACGGCCGCATCGGTTCGGTGACAGTGGTAGGCGCAGTGTCGCCTCCGGGGGGCGACTTCTCCGAGCCGGTCACCCAGAGCACCCTGCGGATCGTGGGCACCTTCTGGGCACTGGATGCCTCGCTGGCCCAGCGCCGGCACTTCCCGGCCATCAACTGGAACCGGTCATATTCGCTGTACGCCGAGATGCTTACCGGCTGGCTGAAGGAGAACGTGGTGGGCGACTACGACGTGGTCCGCAAGCGGGCCATGGAATTATTGCAGAAGGAGGCTGAGCTGCAGGAGGTGGTCCAGCTGGTGGGGCCGGACGCCCTGCAGGACAACGAGCGGATGATCATCGAGGTGGGCAAGATGCTCAGAGAGGATTTTCTACAGCAACACGCCTTCTCCGAGGTGGACGGCCACTGTACTTTGGAAAAGGGCTACTGGATGCTGAAGGCCATCCTGGCCCTGTACGACGAGTGCCAGAAGGCCATCTCCCAAGGCAAGATGCATATCAACGATATTCTCAACCTCCCGCAGATAGAGCAGTGCGCCCGGTTCAAGGAGGTCCCCCAGAAGGAATTCAAACAACATATGGATAAGTTCATGGCCGGCCTGGCCGACACCTTCGCGGGAAAATAA
- a CDS encoding exopolyphosphatase, which translates to MRLVTRSDFDGLICGVLLKEAGIIDNILFVHPKDVQDGKVEVTADDVLANVPYAKGCGMWFDHHMSELERKAFPADYKGWSSPEKSCARVIYKHYNGAEKFPRFTEMMTAVDKSDSGDLTIEEVAEPRGWLLLAVVMDPRTGLGRYSDYRISNMQLMQDLMESCRTMPIDEILEQPDVVERVKRYHESEWMYKEMIKSHSQVEDKVLVVDLRQMEEIPSGNRFVEYGMFPNINISIRVMWGLKKQNVVFAVGHSIINRSSQTKVGSLMLKYGGGGHDKVGTCQVPTEKAEEVLAELVKQIKADG; encoded by the coding sequence ATGCGTCTGGTAACACGTTCCGATTTCGACGGATTGATCTGCGGCGTCCTGTTAAAGGAGGCCGGCATCATCGACAATATTCTGTTCGTCCATCCCAAGGACGTTCAGGACGGCAAGGTCGAGGTCACGGCCGATGACGTGCTGGCCAACGTGCCCTATGCCAAGGGCTGCGGGATGTGGTTCGACCATCACATGTCCGAGCTGGAACGCAAGGCTTTTCCGGCCGATTACAAGGGCTGGTCCAGCCCGGAGAAAAGCTGCGCCCGGGTGATCTACAAGCACTACAATGGGGCCGAAAAATTCCCCCGCTTCACCGAGATGATGACCGCAGTGGACAAGTCCGACTCCGGCGATCTGACCATCGAGGAGGTGGCCGAGCCCCGGGGCTGGCTGCTGCTGGCGGTAGTGATGGATCCCCGCACCGGCCTGGGCCGCTACAGCGACTACCGCATCAGCAATATGCAGTTGATGCAGGACCTGATGGAATCCTGCCGGACCATGCCCATAGATGAGATCCTGGAGCAGCCGGACGTCGTAGAACGGGTCAAGCGCTATCACGAATCGGAGTGGATGTACAAGGAGATGATCAAGAGCCACTCCCAGGTGGAGGACAAGGTGCTGGTGGTGGACCTGCGCCAGATGGAAGAGATCCCCAGCGGCAACCGTTTCGTGGAATACGGCATGTTCCCCAATATCAACATCTCCATTCGGGTGATGTGGGGCCTCAAGAAGCAGAACGTGGTGTTTGCGGTGGGCCACAGCATCATCAACCGGAGCTCCCAGACCAAGGTGGGCTCGCTGATGCTGAAGTACGGCGGTGGCGGCCACGACAAGGTGGGGACCTGCCAGGTGCCGACCGAGAAGGCCGAGGAGGTGCTGGCCGAGCTGGTGAAGCAGATCAAAGCCGACGGGTAA
- a CDS encoding GIY-YIG nuclease family protein: MPSATIKIFLVHGDAKRLRVAEISNWTGKAIAAPRSEYDNLLSRDESNNSGIYFLTGFDINTGKSAVYVGEAECIKDRLRGHLDKDFWNNIIFFISKDENLTKAHIRYLEGRLIAQAKETGRALLINGQASGSKLPESDREDMEIFLERIHQLLPVLGADFLLPVKFNKSEKSESKLLYCKIKGLTATGSRSPNGFLVFKGSEAVLNERESAHEYPYTIALRERLKTDGTLEVKKDKFIFTKDTEFSSPSAAAVVVHGGSANGLMAWKNKAGKVLKEIESD, from the coding sequence ATGCCAAGTGCAACAATCAAAATATTTTTGGTGCATGGAGACGCGAAACGACTCCGTGTTGCCGAAATATCTAATTGGACCGGGAAAGCAATTGCTGCTCCAAGGAGTGAATACGACAATTTGCTTTCAAGGGATGAATCTAATAATTCAGGTATATATTTTTTAACGGGCTTTGACATAAATACAGGTAAATCTGCTGTCTATGTTGGGGAAGCAGAATGTATAAAGGATCGATTACGGGGGCATCTTGATAAAGATTTTTGGAACAATATTATTTTCTTTATAAGTAAGGATGAAAACCTTACCAAAGCACACATAAGATACCTTGAAGGGCGGCTTATTGCACAAGCTAAAGAGACTGGTAGAGCGTTGTTGATAAATGGCCAAGCAAGCGGATCGAAATTGCCTGAATCGGATCGAGAAGATATGGAAATATTCTTGGAACGTATTCATCAATTATTGCCAGTTTTGGGAGCTGATTTTCTTCTCCCTGTCAAGTTTAACAAATCAGAAAAATCGGAAAGCAAGCTATTATACTGTAAGATTAAAGGTTTAACCGCTACAGGTTCACGTAGCCCTAACGGATTTTTAGTATTTAAAGGCTCGGAGGCTGTACTAAATGAACGTGAATCTGCACACGAATATCCTTACACAATAGCTTTGCGCGAACGTTTAAAAACAGATGGGACTTTAGAGGTAAAAAAAGATAAATTCATCTTCACGAAAGATACGGAGTTCTCCAGTCCTAGTGCTGCAGCGGTTGTCGTCCATGGGGGTTCGGCCAATGGATTAATGGCTTGGAAAAATAAAGCAGGCAAAGTGCTAAAAGAGATTGAGTCCGACTGA
- a CDS encoding V-type ATP synthase subunit B: protein MDLTTKKYQSISYISGPLLFVDNAKGLSYGSIVEIELPDGSKKGGQTIEVSEKYAVIQVFEETRGLDLAKSSVSLKEDVARIPVSRDMIGRRFNGLGEPIDGLPPIIPEKRLEIIGQPMNPTSRAKPEEFIQTGISTIDGFATLVRGQKLPIFSGAGLPANEIAAQIVKQAKVLGTTEEFAVVFAAMGITSREAAFFINEFEESGALAKTVVFMNKADDPTIERILTPRCALTCAEHLAYDHGMQVLVILTDMTNYCEALREVGTAREEIPGRRGYPGYMYTDLAQIYERAGRIHGRKGSITQIPILTMPDDDITHPIADLTGYITEGQLVLSRQLHRIGCYPPIDPLPSLSRLMNNGIGEGHTRKDHREWANQLYAAYASGRDLRKLVAIIGEEALTEIDRKYLKFAEGFEKVMINQGQTDRSIEETLQIGWDLMSDLPAKELKRISKDHIHKYYHGETMEQMYGKEER, encoded by the coding sequence ATGGACTTAACCACCAAGAAATACCAGAGCATTTCCTACATCTCCGGGCCGTTGCTGTTCGTGGACAACGCCAAGGGGCTGTCATACGGGTCTATCGTGGAGATAGAACTCCCCGACGGCAGCAAAAAGGGCGGGCAGACCATCGAGGTCTCGGAGAAATACGCCGTCATCCAGGTGTTCGAGGAGACCCGGGGGCTGGACCTGGCCAAAAGCTCGGTCAGCTTAAAGGAGGATGTGGCCCGGATCCCGGTGTCGCGCGACATGATCGGCCGGCGCTTCAACGGGCTGGGCGAGCCCATAGACGGCCTGCCGCCCATCATCCCCGAGAAACGGCTGGAGATCATCGGACAACCCATGAACCCCACCTCCCGGGCCAAGCCCGAGGAGTTCATCCAGACCGGCATCTCCACCATCGACGGCTTTGCCACCCTGGTGCGGGGCCAGAAACTGCCCATCTTCTCCGGAGCCGGACTGCCGGCCAACGAGATCGCCGCCCAGATCGTCAAGCAGGCCAAGGTGCTGGGGACCACGGAGGAGTTCGCGGTGGTGTTCGCCGCCATGGGCATCACCTCGCGCGAGGCGGCCTTCTTCATCAACGAGTTCGAGGAATCGGGCGCCCTGGCCAAGACGGTGGTCTTCATGAACAAGGCCGACGACCCCACCATCGAGCGCATTCTGACCCCGCGCTGCGCCCTGACCTGCGCCGAGCATCTGGCCTACGACCACGGCATGCAGGTGCTGGTCATTTTAACCGACATGACCAACTACTGCGAGGCCCTGCGCGAGGTGGGCACCGCCCGCGAGGAGATCCCCGGACGGCGGGGCTATCCGGGATACATGTACACCGACCTGGCCCAGATCTACGAGCGGGCCGGCCGGATCCACGGGCGCAAAGGCTCCATCACCCAGATCCCCATTTTGACCATGCCGGACGATGACATCACCCATCCCATCGCCGACCTGACCGGATATATCACCGAGGGCCAGCTGGTGCTGTCCCGCCAGCTGCACCGCATCGGCTGTTACCCGCCCATCGATCCCCTGCCCTCGCTGTCCCGCTTGATGAACAACGGCATCGGCGAGGGGCACACCCGCAAGGACCACCGGGAGTGGGCCAACCAGTTATACGCCGCCTATGCCTCGGGCCGCGACCTGCGCAAGCTGGTGGCCATCATCGGCGAGGAGGCCCTCACCGAGATCGACCGCAAGTACCTCAAGTTCGCCGAGGGCTTCGAGAAGGTGATGATCAATCAGGGACAGACTGACCGTAGCATCGAAGAGACATTGCAGATCGGCTGGGACCTGATGTCCGATCTGCCGGCCAAGGAGCTCAAGCGCATCAGCAAGGACCATATCCACAAGTATTACCACGGCGAGACCATGGAGCAGATGTACGGCAAAGAAGAGCGGTAG